The window CGTGCCCGGCGGGCTGCCCGCCCAGCGGGCGGAGCGGACGCCGGGCATGCCGTTCAGCTCGTCGACGGTGAGTCCCGAGTCGTCGGCGATGGCCGGCAGGCCCGTCGTCGCCACGGCGTCCCTGGCCTTGATCAACGCGTTCTCGGCGAACGTCCGACCGGTCTCGGGGACCTCCGGACCCGGCGGCAGCGGCACCAGCTCGACGGGCACCTCGCTCGCCGCGAGGATCCGGCTCAGCTCGGCGAGCTTGGCGTCGTTGCGGCTGGCAAGGACGATCCGCGCCGACACCCCCGACACCCCCGACACGCCTGACGCGTCCCGGGCGGCGGGCGCGCCCTCGGCCGGAGTTCCCGCCGGATCCGGGGTTCCTGCCGGATCGACGGAGCTTGCGGACGGGGTCCCTGCCGGATCGGCGGAGCCGATCTGGGAGGTCGTGATCTGGGAGGTCCGGGAGCCGGTCCCGGAGTTCTCGCTCACCGGCTGTCCCCGCGGCCCCCGGTGCGCGGCGGCGGTCCAGCGGGGAGGGGGCCCGCCAGCGCGTCGTTCTGCAGCTGCGCGAGCTCGGCGCAGCCGGCGACGGCGAGGTCGAGCAGGGCGTCGAGGGCGGCCCGGTCGAACGGTGCGCCCTCAGCGGTGCCCTGGACCTCGACGAACGCGCCGCCGTGGGTGCGGACGACGTTCATGTCCGTGTCGGCGGCCGAGTCCTCGACATAGGCGAGATCGAGCATGGGCACGCCGGCGACGACGCCCACGCTGACCGCGCTCACCCCGTCGATGATCGCCTTCGACCGGCCGAGCCAGCGGCAGGCGTCGACGAGGGCGACATAGGAGCCGGTGATCGCGGCGGTGCGGGTACCACCGTCGGCGAGCAGCACGTCGCAGTCGATCGCGATCGTGTTCTCGCCCAGCTGCTTGAGGTCGATGCAGGCGCGCAGGCTGCGGCCGATGAGGCGCGAGATCTCGTGGGTGCGCCCGCCGATCTTGCCGCGGACCGACTCCCGGTCGTTGCGGGTGTTCGTCGCCCGCGGCAGCATCGCGTACTCGGCCGTCACCCAGCCCAGGCCGCTGCCCTTGCGCCAGCGCGGCACCCCCTCGGTCACCGAGGCGGCGCACAGCACCCGCGTCCTGCCCGCCGAGATCAGGGCGGACCCCTCCGCGTGCTCCTGCCAGCCGCGGGTGATCGTCACGTGCCGGAGCTGGTCGGCGGCCCTGCCGTCATGTCTGGTCACGACCCGGACCTTATCCAGGCCTTCCCCACGGACTGGCTAGCCGGGACCTAGCCGGGGACTCGGCGCGCATCGGCACGTCCCCGCCACGGCGGACCAGGACGGCGATTCGCCCCTTCCACCGGACGGCCACCGTCGCCGGACGGCCCCTTCCACCGGACGGCCACCGCCGCCGAGCGGCCGCCGTCGGGGGTCGCGTCGTCAGATCTCGTAGGTGGCGCCGGGAGCGGCCACGCTGGTCCTGCCGCTGTAGGCGGCGGTGGCCTCCGCCTCGCTGCGGGCGGCGTCGCCCCAGGGGACCAGGTGGGTGACGACCAGCTGACCCACGCCGGCGGCCTCGGCGTGCAGGCCGGCCTCGCGGCCGGTCAGGTGCAGGTCGGGTGGGTTGTCCTCATGGTCGAGGAACGCGGCCTCGCACAGGAACAGGTCGCTGTCCTTGGCGAGCCGGACGAGCTTCTCGCACGGGCCGGTGTCGCCCGAGTAGGTCAGCACCTTGTCGTCCGCGCTGATCCGCACGCCGTAGGCCTCCACGGGGTGGGCGACGCGGGCCAGGTCGACGAGGAAGGGGCCGATGTGCACCCGGCCCGGGCCGATCGTCTGGAAGTCGTAGATGTCGGCCAGCGAGTCGTCGGGCCAGCGCTCGAAGGCGCCGCACAGCCGCTCCCGGGTGTTGATCGGCCCATAGACCGGCAGCTTGGGCGGCATGCCCTGCGGGTGGTAGCGACGCGCATAGCTCTGTACGACCAGGTCGAGACAGTGGTCGCCGTGCAGGTGACTGAGCAGGACAGCATCGACGTCACGCAGGTCGCAGTGCCGCTGGAGCTCACCGAGCGACCCGTTGCCCGCGTCGACAACGAGGCGGAAACCGTCGGACTCGACCAGGTAGGAGGAACACGCGGAGGTTGGGCCCGGATAGGTCCCGGAGCAGCCGAGAATCGTCAGTTTCACCGGCGCACCGCCTCCGCCGTCGCCAGGACCGTCGTCGTCATGTCGCCGCTCCCGTCCCGTTCCGCCGCGCTCCCCGCCATGCTCGGGGGCAAGGGGGCTCGCGCGCCAGCGGTGCTGACCTCGCTGGCCTGCGGAACGGGGACCCCCCCAACCGTCACGACCGGAGAGTTACCAGCCGGATACGCAGGTAGGACGGTGGCGAGCTCGGGGCCGAGGAACCTGCGGCCGACCCGGTTGAAGGATCGCGGGTCGCCGGTGGCGAGGAACCGGTGGACGGGTGGGGGCAGATCAGGATCACGGAACAGCCCACCCTGGGCCAGCACCCGGTAGGTGTCCTTCGCGGTCTCCTCAGCACTGCTCACCAGCGTCACCCCTTCCCCCATCACCAGGCTGATAACCCCGGTCAGCAACGGATAATGGGTACATCCGAGGATTAGGGTGTCGACGTCAGCTTCCTGCAACGGGGCCAGGTACGCCTCGGTAAGGCCAAGTAGCTGCCGGCCGGTCGTCGTGCCGCGTTCGACGAAGTCGACGAACGCCGGGCAGGCCACGCTCGTGAGCGTCACGCCCGCCGCCGCGGCGACGGCGTCGTCATAGGCACGACTGGTGATGGTCGCGACGGTGCCGATCACCCCGACCCGGCCGGTGCGGGTGGCCGCCACCGCACGCTTGGCGGCCGGCAGCACGACCTCCACCACCGGCACGTCGTAGCGCTCTCGCGCGTCGCGCAGGCAGGCCGCGCTGGCCGTATTGCACGCGATCACCAGGAGTTTCACGCCCTCGGCGACGAGCGTGTCCATCGCGCCGAGCGCGAGCCGCCGGATGTCGGCAATCGGCCGCGGCCCGTACGGGGCGTGCGCAGTGTCGCCGAAGTACAGGAGCGGCTCATGCGGCAGCTGGTCGAGGATGGCCCTGGCCACCGTCAGACCGCCTACGCCGCTGTCGAACACCCCAATCGGCGCGTCGCTCATGAGGGCAAAGACTAAGCCGGAAAGCTGGGGATCACTCTGTGGGTGTCATCACCACAGCGTTGACGAACCATGGACCTCCGGGTGGGACGTCCAGAAGTGTCCAGATCTTGCCGCTATGCACCGCCCGTGATAAAGAGCACGTCGCCCGCAAGGCTCCCCGTCGACCGCCCTGACCCCTGCCACCACAGGACTCCCGCTGACCAAATGGGTCACGGTTTCGCGGTGACGCCGGTGACGCCGGCCACGCAGGTTCACGGTTATGCCAGCCAAGTAGGTCGACATATGCGGCACGTCACGCGAACCCCAGGCCCGCCCAGGCGACGGCCGAGGGTGACCAGCCGGGACGAGATTGGTGCGGATGGGCGCTTCGGTGGCGATATGGCGACCAAACAGTGTGTCGTCCGGCAACCTCCGACCTCAGGGTGTAGTCTGGAAACTGCCTGTAATCGATCAGTGACTATCAGCTATCGAGCAGGTAGGTTGAGGACGCGACTGAGGTGTCCGGGCCGATCCATCCGTCCCCGGACCGTGGCACCCCAGTCGCATCCATCTATCCCGGTTCATCCGAGCCGACCCCTTGGTGCCCTGTCGCGCAAAGGGCGCGCGCCCGGCCTTCCG of the Pseudofrankia saprophytica genome contains:
- the rph gene encoding ribonuclease PH, with product MTRHDGRAADQLRHVTITRGWQEHAEGSALISAGRTRVLCAASVTEGVPRWRKGSGLGWVTAEYAMLPRATNTRNDRESVRGKIGGRTHEISRLIGRSLRACIDLKQLGENTIAIDCDVLLADGGTRTAAITGSYVALVDACRWLGRSKAIIDGVSAVSVGVVAGVPMLDLAYVEDSAADTDMNVVRTHGGAFVEVQGTAEGAPFDRAALDALLDLAVAGCAELAQLQNDALAGPLPAGPPPRTGGRGDSR
- a CDS encoding MBL fold metallo-hydrolase → MKLTILGCSGTYPGPTSACSSYLVESDGFRLVVDAGNGSLGELQRHCDLRDVDAVLLSHLHGDHCLDLVVQSYARRYHPQGMPPKLPVYGPINTRERLCGAFERWPDDSLADIYDFQTIGPGRVHIGPFLVDLARVAHPVEAYGVRISADDKVLTYSGDTGPCEKLVRLAKDSDLFLCEAAFLDHEDNPPDLHLTGREAGLHAEAAGVGQLVVTHLVPWGDAARSEAEATAAYSGRTSVAAPGATYEI
- the murI gene encoding glutamate racemase, with product MSDAPIGVFDSGVGGLTVARAILDQLPHEPLLYFGDTAHAPYGPRPIADIRRLALGAMDTLVAEGVKLLVIACNTASAACLRDARERYDVPVVEVVLPAAKRAVAATRTGRVGVIGTVATITSRAYDDAVAAAAGVTLTSVACPAFVDFVERGTTTGRQLLGLTEAYLAPLQEADVDTLILGCTHYPLLTGVISLVMGEGVTLVSSAEETAKDTYRVLAQGGLFRDPDLPPPVHRFLATGDPRSFNRVGRRFLGPELATVLPAYPAGNSPVVTVGGVPVPQASEVSTAGARAPLPPSMAGSAAERDGSGDMTTTVLATAEAVRR